In one window of Nocardiopsis aegyptia DNA:
- a CDS encoding DeoR/GlpR family DNA-binding transcription regulator, with the protein MYAEERQRLILERARREGRVDVARLAAEYGVTYETIRRDLTALERHAVLRRVHGGAIPVERLAFEPTLSQRDTVMTQEKDRIVKAALAELPQEGAILLDAGSTTGRLAEQIPADRELTVVTNSAPIALALVPRANINLMMLGGRLRTRTQATVDAWALRALEETYVDVAFMATNGVSVERGLTTPDPAEAQVKRAMIGAARRVVLLADHTKVGNDHFARFATLDEVSCVITDTGLADGLAQELAAVGPRVTTV; encoded by the coding sequence ATGTATGCGGAAGAGCGTCAGCGCCTCATTCTTGAGCGCGCCCGTCGGGAGGGCAGGGTCGACGTCGCCCGGCTCGCCGCCGAGTACGGCGTCACCTACGAGACGATCCGGCGAGATCTGACCGCTCTGGAACGGCACGCCGTCCTGCGCCGGGTACACGGCGGCGCGATCCCCGTCGAGCGACTCGCCTTCGAACCCACGCTGAGCCAGCGCGACACGGTCATGACCCAGGAGAAGGACCGGATCGTCAAGGCGGCGCTGGCCGAACTCCCGCAGGAGGGCGCCATCCTCCTCGACGCGGGGTCCACCACCGGTCGGCTCGCGGAGCAGATCCCCGCCGACCGCGAGCTCACGGTCGTCACCAACTCCGCCCCGATCGCGCTGGCCCTCGTGCCGCGCGCGAACATCAACCTCATGATGCTGGGCGGGCGCCTGCGCACGCGCACCCAGGCCACCGTGGACGCCTGGGCTCTGCGGGCGCTGGAGGAGACCTACGTGGACGTCGCCTTCATGGCCACCAACGGCGTCTCCGTCGAACGCGGGCTCACCACCCCCGACCCGGCCGAGGCGCAGGTCAAGCGGGCCATGATCGGCGCCGCGCGCCGGGTCGTGCTGCTGGCCGACCACACCAAGGTCGGCAACGACCACTTCGCCCGCTTCGCCACGCTCGACGAGGTCAGCTGCGTCATCACCGACACCGGGTTGGCCGACGGCCTCGCGCAGGAGCTCGCGGCGGTCGGTCCGCGCGTCACCACGGTCTGA
- a CDS encoding DeoR/GlpR family DNA-binding transcription regulator codes for MVAEEERIAKAALAEIPDDGVLILDAGTVTERLAAQLPADHGYTVITNSVSVALVLASRTDITLHVLGGRLHRRAGATLAMSRELEGLNVDVAFVVPGGVSFDRGLTSGDPAEASGKKAIMNAARSVVLLADHTRIGYDRLSRFAAFDEVDCLVTDTGLDPESATRLSARVPRLLRV; via the coding sequence ATGGTCGCCGAGGAGGAACGGATCGCCAAGGCCGCACTCGCCGAAATCCCCGATGACGGCGTCCTGATCCTCGACGCGGGCACCGTCACCGAACGCCTGGCCGCACAGCTGCCGGCCGACCACGGCTACACCGTCATCACCAACTCCGTGTCCGTGGCCCTGGTGCTCGCCTCGCGTACCGACATCACCCTGCACGTTCTGGGCGGACGCCTGCACCGGCGTGCCGGTGCGACACTGGCCATGTCCCGGGAACTGGAGGGCCTGAACGTGGACGTCGCCTTCGTCGTGCCCGGGGGCGTCTCGTTCGACCGCGGGCTGACCAGCGGAGACCCGGCCGAGGCCAGCGGAAAGAAGGCGATCATGAACGCGGCACGCAGCGTCGTGCTCCTGGCCGACCACACCAGGATCGGATACGACCGGCTGTCCCGGTTCGCCGCGTTCGACGAGGTCGACTGCCTCGTCACCGACACCGGCCTGGACCCCGAATCGGCCACGCGCCTGAGCGCGCGCGTTCCCCGCCTGCTCAGGGTCTGA
- a CDS encoding carbohydrate-binding protein translates to MTEHAAGRDGSPPARARDDSGPSATQGTAADADAAARTADGPGPAATSGAVPPADGAHPGAAADATGGAADGPAPNTGGDHTPSDLANGTLGRSYAAVLGSPTADTGSAAPTPEPPAVYGDPDSSSNPVVPASLRPESRQDLAAARSGTAPTADETASGAAAPSEPPAPPGIAADAASVEAAPVEAAPVEAVADTTAAAREAASEDVASAAAVGAAEADPRDRLGRPGSPVLAFAAIAGVVLMATPFAVNETSQRLPGTAIALADQEGVLGYFMRADTGTDGDSTVTTERQLSAGTSESGLVTGVEERPAPDSGYVPEVLPQEESEQDSAGNAEEPDSGDAGSAPDASTEGGSSGSSDGEGSEASRDGLSPNSGGEGEGEDAPGSVSGSDGESSDSDGSGGDGNPPHGGDDEGEGEDTQGPGSDSDAESGESEDSGDSDDSGGSEGDGDSPLGGLPDHNTDGPVTMAAPQGSDGDEGTDATAADDRDRGSAREGEGPGAEGEPLNPDNGTPLTEVVPQGTPEEQRPREQVDQEPQTPRNGEGTDGRPGEPQRDQPPAGERPPAEGAPLRGPEFRYAEVAGVGCAPNERIAYGTAGEFWEGDGTNSWAFGFEGGFTQENCDGRWHAIPVSGDPDQPNGRYAFWTFNIGFTGAQCDIYVHIPDAESPRWVGGAPAQYRLHPSADPATSEPFASFRVDQVADKGGWVHVGTYTPPGDTISVKLQNSGTDRIDGQDTNAHVVASAVRTRCN, encoded by the coding sequence ATGACCGAGCACGCTGCGGGAAGAGACGGGTCGCCGCCGGCACGCGCGCGCGACGACTCCGGTCCCTCCGCCACGCAGGGCACGGCGGCCGACGCCGACGCCGCCGCGCGGACGGCCGACGGGCCCGGCCCCGCGGCCACGTCCGGCGCCGTGCCTCCCGCCGACGGTGCGCACCCTGGTGCCGCCGCGGACGCGACCGGCGGTGCCGCGGACGGCCCGGCCCCGAACACCGGAGGCGACCACACCCCCTCCGATCTGGCGAACGGGACACTGGGCCGGTCGTACGCCGCCGTTCTGGGATCGCCGACCGCCGACACGGGCTCGGCGGCACCGACTCCCGAGCCGCCCGCGGTGTACGGCGACCCGGACTCCTCGTCCAACCCCGTCGTTCCGGCGAGCCTGCGTCCGGAGTCGCGGCAGGATCTGGCCGCGGCGCGGTCCGGCACCGCGCCGACCGCGGACGAGACGGCTTCCGGGGCCGCCGCGCCGTCCGAGCCCCCGGCTCCGCCGGGGATCGCGGCTGACGCCGCTTCGGTCGAGGCCGCCCCGGTCGAGGCCGCCCCGGTCGAGGCCGTGGCGGACACGACCGCCGCCGCGCGCGAGGCGGCGAGCGAGGACGTGGCCTCGGCCGCCGCCGTGGGCGCGGCCGAGGCCGACCCCCGGGACCGGCTGGGACGGCCGGGGAGCCCGGTCCTCGCGTTCGCCGCGATCGCGGGTGTGGTCCTCATGGCCACTCCCTTCGCGGTCAACGAGACCTCCCAGCGCCTGCCCGGTACCGCGATCGCCCTGGCGGACCAGGAGGGCGTACTCGGCTATTTCATGCGTGCGGACACGGGCACGGACGGCGATTCCACCGTGACGACCGAGCGGCAGCTGTCGGCGGGCACATCGGAATCGGGGCTGGTGACCGGTGTGGAGGAGCGGCCTGCCCCCGACAGCGGCTACGTGCCCGAGGTGCTGCCGCAGGAGGAGTCCGAGCAGGACAGTGCCGGAAACGCGGAGGAACCGGATTCAGGTGATGCCGGTTCGGCACCGGACGCCTCCACGGAGGGCGGGTCGAGCGGTTCGTCCGACGGCGAGGGCTCCGAGGCGTCGCGGGACGGCCTGTCCCCGAACTCCGGCGGTGAGGGCGAGGGCGAGGATGCCCCTGGCTCCGTTTCCGGCTCCGACGGGGAGTCCAGTGACTCCGACGGTTCCGGGGGCGACGGGAACCCTCCGCACGGCGGTGACGACGAGGGCGAGGGTGAGGACACCCAGGGCCCCGGTTCCGACTCCGACGCGGAGTCCGGGGAGTCCGAGGACTCCGGCGACTCCGATGACTCGGGCGGTTCCGAGGGCGACGGGGACTCCCCGCTCGGCGGCTTGCCGGACCACAACACCGACGGGCCCGTGACCATGGCCGCCCCTCAGGGCTCCGACGGGGACGAGGGCACCGACGCCACCGCCGCCGACGACCGGGACCGCGGAAGCGCCCGGGAGGGCGAAGGGCCCGGAGCCGAGGGCGAGCCACTGAACCCGGACAACGGGACTCCGCTGACCGAGGTCGTTCCCCAGGGGACCCCCGAGGAACAGCGGCCTCGGGAACAGGTGGACCAGGAGCCTCAGACCCCGCGGAACGGGGAGGGTACGGACGGACGCCCGGGCGAACCGCAGCGTGACCAGCCTCCCGCCGGCGAGCGTCCTCCCGCGGAGGGTGCTCCGCTGCGGGGACCGGAGTTCCGCTACGCCGAGGTCGCCGGGGTCGGCTGCGCTCCCAACGAGCGCATCGCCTACGGCACCGCCGGGGAGTTCTGGGAGGGGGACGGCACCAACAGCTGGGCCTTCGGGTTCGAGGGCGGTTTCACCCAGGAGAACTGCGACGGCCGGTGGCATGCCATCCCGGTCTCCGGGGACCCGGACCAGCCGAACGGCAGGTACGCGTTCTGGACGTTCAACATCGGCTTCACGGGCGCCCAGTGCGACATCTACGTTCACATCCCCGACGCGGAGAGCCCGCGCTGGGTCGGGGGCGCCCCCGCGCAGTACCGGCTGCACCCGTCCGCGGACCCGGCGACCAGCGAGCCGTTCGCGTCCTTCAGGGTCGACCAGGTCGCCGACAAGGGCGGCTGGGTGCACGTTGGCACCTACACCCCGCCCGGTGACACCATCAGTGTGAAGCTCCAGAACAGCGGAACCGACCGGATCGACGGCCAGGACACCAACGCCCATGTGGTGGCGTCGGCGGTTCGCACCCGCTGCAACTGA
- a CDS encoding right-handed parallel beta-helix repeat-containing protein, whose protein sequence is MSRQLLKVAPDGRDAHPTIRSALAAARSGALISIAPGRYEESLMITQVVTLAAENGRGSVELIADSGCAVASLAEAVKITGLVVRGRDGDRPAVDIPSGQLELADCEVDGSSWAAVVVREDGALAMRDCRVTSTGGAGVVITTEQPTILEDCVIEDVESTGVVIGGKGRPTVRACTIRDARGNGVYANDRAAGSIADCEITGVSKPAIALDDDAATTISRVRVHDVAQDALLVSSSGRPRVEDCTFEDIGGRGIAVHSDADPQISGVTITRPATVGVHAWGKARGMLIGCAVHGAGEDAVRMEDRSSTAFVELTVKGGGGIRVSGGSTAEFDRGRVTETTGSAFTIEAAAPFLRGVFIGEARGHGVHFAERSQGRVDDVDIERVGRSGIQAGAGSRPLLSNVRVRAARDNGVTVAADAVAELRDCDVAECGGDGISVQPGGQVDALRSRVHGGRRNGAMVAAGARADLRHCEVFGNVGDGVLVHSAEDVTLDTCSVHDNQRSGLRQTVRSERVRAEKLVSMDNGSPDAYGESAGALAPPPLPAETVEPPAPGDDGLLEVEGPLAELEALVGLENVKHEVTTLINRNQVAQRRAEMGLPSLTMSRHLVFGGPPGTGKTTVARLYGRILADLDVLRYGHVVEVARADLVSQYVGGTAIKTTEVFDKARGGVLFIDEAYTLAAQQDGGGTGADFGREAIDTLVKLMEDHRDDVVVIAAGYTDEMARFLATNPGMASRFSRTIEFPNYTSDDLVSIVQRMCAASSYELPPDTEAALRGYFDRMPKGATFGNGRTARKTFEEMVDRQAFRLGSMVPGDPGELSRLLPEDLGVQPGGPGGGTDAENGEDRLARLRAELTGMVGLAQVKSTVTDLVNLIATGRQRRRMGLPVPTMSHHLVFSGPPGTGKTTVARLYGELLNALGVLPTPQIVEAARADLVGRYIGHTAQLTTEVFERARGGVLFIDEAYALTPQGGTGGDFGQEAVDTLVKLMEDHRDEVVVIVAGYTAEMNRFLESNPGLASRFSHRVEFADYSDEELVTIIRRMAESNGYACAPETVERLHEHFAMVPRTASFGNARYARQTLERMMTRQAGRLVHVPDATREELTALGPEDVPAPQGV, encoded by the coding sequence ATGTCCCGACAGCTCCTCAAGGTCGCACCGGACGGCAGGGACGCGCACCCCACCATCCGGTCAGCCCTGGCTGCGGCCCGGAGCGGCGCGCTCATCTCCATCGCGCCCGGGCGCTATGAGGAGAGCCTGATGATCACCCAGGTCGTCACCCTCGCCGCCGAGAACGGGCGCGGCAGCGTCGAGCTCATCGCCGATTCCGGCTGCGCGGTCGCCTCCCTGGCCGAGGCCGTCAAGATCACCGGTCTGGTCGTGCGCGGACGCGACGGCGACCGGCCCGCCGTCGACATCCCGTCCGGGCAGCTGGAACTGGCCGACTGCGAGGTGGACGGCTCCTCCTGGGCCGCCGTCGTCGTACGCGAGGACGGGGCGCTCGCGATGCGGGACTGCCGGGTCACCAGCACCGGCGGCGCCGGTGTGGTCATCACGACCGAGCAGCCCACCATCCTCGAGGACTGTGTGATCGAGGACGTCGAGAGCACCGGTGTGGTCATCGGAGGGAAGGGCCGTCCCACCGTGCGCGCCTGCACCATCCGCGACGCGCGCGGAAACGGTGTCTACGCCAATGACCGCGCCGCCGGCTCCATCGCCGACTGCGAGATCACCGGCGTCAGCAAGCCCGCCATCGCCCTGGACGACGACGCCGCCACCACGATCAGCCGCGTGCGCGTCCACGACGTCGCCCAGGACGCCCTCCTGGTGTCCAGCAGCGGGCGCCCCCGTGTCGAGGACTGCACCTTCGAGGACATCGGTGGACGCGGCATCGCCGTGCACAGCGACGCCGACCCCCAGATCAGCGGGGTGACGATCACCCGCCCCGCCACTGTGGGCGTGCACGCCTGGGGCAAGGCCCGCGGCATGCTGATCGGCTGCGCGGTGCACGGGGCCGGGGAGGACGCGGTGCGCATGGAGGACCGGTCCTCCACCGCCTTCGTGGAACTGACCGTGAAGGGCGGTGGCGGCATCCGAGTCAGTGGAGGCAGCACCGCCGAGTTCGACCGCGGCCGGGTCACGGAGACCACCGGATCGGCCTTCACGATCGAGGCCGCCGCGCCGTTCCTGCGGGGCGTGTTCATCGGCGAGGCCCGCGGGCACGGAGTGCACTTCGCCGAGAGGAGTCAGGGCCGCGTCGACGACGTCGACATCGAGCGCGTCGGCCGCAGCGGCATCCAGGCCGGAGCCGGGTCGCGCCCGCTGCTGAGCAACGTGCGAGTGCGCGCCGCGCGCGACAACGGCGTCACGGTCGCCGCGGACGCGGTGGCCGAACTGCGCGACTGCGACGTGGCCGAATGCGGCGGCGACGGGATCTCCGTGCAGCCCGGGGGACAGGTCGACGCGTTGCGCTCGCGTGTGCACGGCGGACGCCGCAACGGAGCGATGGTGGCCGCCGGTGCGCGTGCCGACCTGCGGCACTGCGAGGTCTTCGGCAACGTCGGCGACGGTGTCCTGGTGCACAGTGCCGAGGACGTCACGCTGGACACCTGCTCGGTGCACGACAACCAGCGGTCGGGACTGCGCCAGACGGTGCGCAGCGAGCGCGTGCGCGCCGAGAAGCTGGTCAGCATGGACAACGGCAGCCCTGACGCCTACGGCGAGTCGGCCGGCGCCCTGGCGCCGCCGCCGCTTCCGGCCGAGACCGTCGAACCGCCCGCCCCCGGTGACGACGGCCTGCTGGAGGTGGAGGGGCCGCTCGCCGAGCTGGAAGCCCTGGTGGGGCTGGAGAACGTCAAGCACGAGGTCACCACCCTCATCAACCGCAACCAGGTGGCGCAGCGGCGCGCGGAGATGGGCCTGCCCTCGCTGACCATGAGCCGCCACCTGGTCTTCGGTGGCCCGCCGGGGACCGGCAAGACCACCGTCGCCCGCCTCTACGGCCGCATCCTCGCCGATCTCGACGTGCTGCGCTACGGCCACGTCGTGGAGGTGGCCCGTGCTGACCTGGTGTCGCAGTACGTCGGCGGCACCGCGATCAAGACCACCGAGGTGTTCGACAAGGCGCGCGGCGGCGTGCTGTTCATCGATGAGGCGTACACGCTCGCCGCCCAGCAGGACGGCGGCGGCACCGGCGCGGACTTCGGCCGCGAAGCGATCGACACCCTGGTGAAGCTCATGGAGGACCACCGCGACGACGTGGTCGTCATCGCGGCGGGCTACACCGATGAGATGGCGCGCTTCCTGGCCACCAACCCGGGTATGGCCTCGCGGTTCAGTCGCACCATCGAGTTCCCCAACTACACGTCGGACGACCTGGTCAGCATCGTCCAGCGGATGTGCGCGGCGTCCAGCTACGAGCTGCCCCCCGACACCGAGGCGGCGCTGCGCGGATACTTCGACCGCATGCCCAAGGGCGCCACGTTCGGCAACGGGCGCACGGCCCGCAAGACCTTCGAGGAAATGGTCGACCGGCAGGCGTTCCGGCTCGGCTCGATGGTCCCCGGCGACCCGGGGGAGCTGTCCCGGCTGCTGCCCGAGGACCTCGGCGTGCAGCCGGGCGGGCCGGGCGGCGGTACGGACGCCGAGAACGGCGAGGACAGGCTCGCGCGACTGCGCGCGGAGCTGACGGGCATGGTGGGGCTGGCGCAGGTCAAGTCCACGGTGACCGACCTGGTCAACCTGATCGCGACCGGCCGCCAGCGCCGCCGGATGGGCCTGCCGGTGCCGACCATGAGCCACCACCTGGTCTTTTCCGGGCCGCCCGGAACGGGCAAGACCACTGTGGCCCGGCTCTACGGGGAACTGCTCAACGCCCTGGGCGTGCTGCCCACGCCCCAGATCGTGGAGGCGGCCCGCGCCGACCTCGTCGGCCGCTACATCGGCCACACGGCCCAGCTCACCACGGAGGTGTTCGAACGTGCGCGCGGCGGGGTGCTCTTCATCGACGAGGCCTACGCCCTCACCCCCCAGGGGGGCACCGGCGGGGACTTCGGCCAGGAGGCGGTGGACACCCTGGTGAAGTTGATGGAGGACCACCGCGACGAGGTGGTGGTGATCGTCGCGGGCTATACCGCGGAGATGAACCGGTTCCTGGAGTCCAACCCCGGCCTGGCCTCCCGGTTCAGCCACCGGGTGGAGTTCGCCGACTACTCCGACGAGGAGCTGGTCACCATCATCCGGCGTATGGCCGAGTCCAACGGCTACGCCTGCGCGCCCGAGACGGTGGAACGGCTGCACGAGCACTTCGCCATGGTTCCGCGGACGGCCTCGTTCGGCAACGCGCGCTACGCACGGCAGACCCTGGAGCGGATGATGACCCGCCAGGCCGGTCGGCTGGTGCACGTGCCCGACGCCACCCGCGAGGAGCTCACCGCCCTGGGCCCCGAGGACGTGCCCGCCCCCCAAGGGGTGTGA